TGGGTTCCTCTTTTTTTGAAAAGCAAATCCTAAAGTTCTGATCTTTCAAGTTCAGGTACTCATTTTAATCTTTTTTCTGAAAATCTTTTGCTTAATCAGTTTAGTGTGattaagtatttctcaattctacATTTTTTTGTTTGTGGGGGTTTTTGGATCTGCTGAGTTATGATGGTAGGGTTTTATATGAGATTATCGTTTTCTGGTTTATGATGCTTGAGATCTAGATTAGTTACTTCATCGGTCCTTGAATCTTGTTCAtctgtttggttttctctttattttaattttgtaGTTAAGATTTCTTGTTTTATGGCTTTTTTGTTTCTCATTGGGACATTCATTCAAACGTCAAGTATTAGCCTATTCTAAGATTGTACTCTTTAATCTTTGTTTTCCCGGGTGAGTTTTTAATTTATGGTGATTTTTCAAGggctgattttgaatttttgatcTCTTGTATACATGATGGATCTATTGTTCATTTCTTAGGAACATGGCTTCTCTCAGTCCTCATGAACTCCATGatcatttttaatttttggttCAGTGTTGGAATATATGATTACTTGTCAGTTTTCTAGATCTACTTTTATCTGGTGAACTCTATTGTCTTGATCTGATTATATGGTATGAttaatttgtatttttttgtttcatttttgatTCAAACTAATTGTTATTATTATCTCTTATCTGATTAATTGCAGATATCATCCTAGCCAAGTTAAAGCTTCTGTTTATGGGGTTAAACAAAAGCTCTTTCTGTGCAGCTCATGGAGAGCAAACTGGCTAGTAAACAAGGGATTTTATCAAATTTTATGTAGAAAAGACTTTGTATTGTAACATATATGATGGCTTCAAAATCAGGTGCCAGAGCTCACTCCGAACTACAGCAGAAAACAGCTATTAAACAACAAGTAGTAGAGCCGAAGCTGAACTCTCGTAGGCCAGCGCCTTTACAGGTTGCTAAACCAACGAGTAAATCAGAACCAGCTACGCCAAGAAAATCACCAAGATCTGTCAGGCAAGTTGTGGGAAAAGAGGTTACTAAAGAGGTATTAGAAGACCAAACAAAATCGAATCCTGTAAAAAAGGAGGTTGCTGATCCTATATCTGATAAAATAGGTTtaaatgcttctttagaaggtcTCAAACAATCACTGCCCCAAGTAGACCCTGGAGTAAAAGAAACAAGGATGTCACTAGAAAGTGGTAGTGAAgatcaagaaaagaaaatttcTGAACTAGGTAGTGCAAAAGATACCCCTCCTGGGTCAGCGAAAGTGAGTGGTGGAACGAGCAGTCTCAGCAAGACTAGTGGAAGTGCCAAGATCAGTGACCGCACCGATTTAGTTGAGAGTGGGAAGAGTAGTATGTGTAGAGGAAGCACAAGTAGTGATGTAAGTGATGAAAGCAGCTGTAGCAGCATGAGCAGCAGtgttagcaaacctcacaaagCAAATGATTCGAGATGGGAAGCAATTCAAGTTGTCCGAGTAAGAGAGGGAGCCTTGGGTTTAAGCCATTTTAGATTGCTCAAAAGATTGGGATGTGGAGATATTGGAAGTGTTTATCTATCAGAATTGAGTGGAACTAAAAGTTATTTTGCCATGAAGGTTATGGACAAAGGATCTTTAGCAAGCCGTAAGAAGCTTCTTCGAGCACAAACAGAACGGGAAATACTACAATGTCTGGACCATCCATTCCTTCCAACACTATATACACACTTCGAGACAGAAAAGTTTTCGTGTTTGGTTATGGAATTTTGCCCTGGTGGTGATTTGCATACCCTTCGGCAGAGGCAACCTGGAAAACACTTTTCTGAACAGGCTGTGAAGTATGTTTCCACATTGTGCTTTCCCttgtgataatttttttttttttttagttaattAGTTAGAAACCTAGAAAACCTGGCCATATCTTAGATCAACTTGTTATTCCCTACATAAGTCCTGCTTTAAATGTTCATCATCACATATTTAGATGTTAGGGAGTGTACTAAATACCCCTTGCTCATTGGTGTGTTTGTCTGTTCCTTAGTTTAGTTTACTTACAGAGGCAGTGAGCCACCCAAGAAAAGTAAATATGTCATGAGAGCAGAAAGGAGAAGCTTCTAGAGTATAGCGTACATGAgtaattgaaaaatgaaattttgaaagaCCTGAATGTAACATGTAGTTTTGAGATAAGGAAGgttaatattgtttcctagtaatATCACGGCACAGGCAGACCATGAAGGATAGGTTGTTACCTTCATTTATCCATTTCAAATAAACAGTAGCACCTGAGTGCTTGAAGCTGAATATGAGTTTGTCGTCATTGCCTTGACTTTAACTTGTTAATCTGTTTCAAGGCATTGACATTCTTTTGATAAATGTTGGTGGAGTACCATGATAGGAATTATAGGAGCAGGCTCGCACTTCTGAAACACCTGACCACTTTGAAGAGAAGGGTATACCATGGGACTTAGATAATGGGTTTCTCTTTGATTTTTCTTCTCTAGTACTGCAGCTTGATTCCAGTCTACAGCCAATTTTTTTGATGTTATAATTCTCCAAATCGTATAAATTGTAAATCATGTTATTGTGTGTGCGCTTTTTTTCCTTCTGTGTTTGTGTGCTTTGATGGGTGGGGTGAATTGATATTATTTTGATTACACTGTGCAGGTTTTATGTGGCAGAGGTCCTTCTTGCTTTGGAGTACCTTCACATGCTTGGAATTATCTACCGTGACCTTAAGCCAGAAAATGTCTTAGTGAGGGAAGACGGTCACATAATGCTTTCAGATTTTGACCTTTCCCTTCGCTGTTCTGTCAGCCCAACTCTCGTGAAAACTGCATTTCTTGAGTCATCTGATCCATTCCGCAAGAACCCCGCGTATTGTGTTCAACCAGCTTGCATAGAACCATCATGTATCCAGCCATCCTGTGTAGCCCCCACAACATGCTTTGGCCCCCGTTTCTTCTCGAGCAAATCCAAGAAAGAGCGCAAGCCTAAAAATGAGATTGGTAACCAAGTCAGTCCCTTGCCCGAGCTCATTGCGGAGCCTACAGGGACCCGGTCAATGTCATTTGTGGGCACCCATGAATACTTGGCACCAGAGATCATCAAAGGCGAGGGCCATGGGAGTGCAGTAGATTGGTGGACTTATGGTATTTTTCTATACGAGCTTTTGTTTGGTAAAACTCCATTCAAAGGATCAGGAAATCGAGCAACATTATTCAATGTTGTGGGTCAGCCACTTCGTTTTCCAGAGTCGCCAGGGGTTAGTTTCCAAGCAAGAGATCTGATAAGAGGGCTTCTTGTGAAGGAGCCCCAGCACCGTCTGGCGTACAAGCGTGGTGCAACTGAAATCAAGCAACACCCCTTCTTTGAAGGTGTGAATTGGGCTTTAATACGTTGTGCCAGTCCACCAGAGATTCCGAAACCGGTTGAGCTCGAGAGGATCCCGGTTGTTCCAACGGCATCAACAAGCGAAAAGCCTGTGGTTCCTACTGCTCCAACGGAGAAAAGTAATGACAATTATCTTGAATTTGATTTCTTTTAGTGATTTATAAAACTTAATGACATTGTATTTGTTTGTAGTAGTCGGGGGTACGGGAAGGGTTTTTTATTAACGTTTTAGTGGTCAAGGGTTCTTCTTATACTGTTAGAAGATGGTGAGTTCCTTGTTATTGTTGTTGAGCATAATGTTGAAAAGAAATTGTAGTTGCAGAAGCTAAAAATGTTCAAAAGAAATCTTCTCAGATCTATAATCATCCGGTTACTTGTTATTGTCTTCAACTGTAAACAAGCTTCATACTAGTATTTTTTTTACAATTTAAAATGGAATGTTGCCTTAATGCGATAGGCCAACTCTGTATATATATATTGTGGTAAATACAACAACACTGTAACTGTACTCTCTGCCAACAAAGCAGTGTTTTTCAGAACACAAATACACTGTAGAAAAATTGCAGGGTCCCCTGAGGTTGGCAACCTTCAAGTTACCCACACGATTACCAACCTATGCAATATTGCAGTTCCACACCAATGAGTGAAATCATTGCTTGAGACAGAATTTGGAAGCAAAGCAGCTAAATGGAGAAAGGGAGCCTGAGCCTTTTACAAGGTCGTCAAGGTCAAAATCAGCAAGAacattgttgctgctgttgcgaCGTGAAGAGGGTCTGCTGTTACGCCGCGAAGAGGGTGCCGATGATTGACCATTAACTGTTATTGTTTTCGTCTCATCAATGACACTGCTGTTACGTCGCAAAGGGGATGCCGATGATTGACCATTAACTGTTATTGTCTTGGTCTCATCAATGACACCGCTATTGCTCCTTGGTGTGGATGCAGGGGATTCACCAGCCGGTGTCATTGTCTCCTCGGTGATTGCTAGTTCCTTGCCATTGTTTATTATCTTGATATCACATGCATCTGATGCACTTTTGAGTATCTGATCTCCAATTCCGTTTGCTTTCTTCAACTTTTTGTAACTGGATTTAGAAGTGCCGACAACTAGTTTCTTAATGTTGAGAATGAGAATGAGATCTGCCACAGCCTTCGCTACATTGTTGCTCTCGATCAACAGCGTCTCTACTGTAACCTAGTACGGAATACGAATATAAAAAGAGTGTCACATAACATTATTAATAGTCTAAGCTGAGTTTAATAGCATATACAGCCATGCCTTTATAGGCACACTTTTGGATTCAGATCTCAACAGCTAAGTGGGACTGAGATCATGAACACAGAAATGTGAAGCCGATAAGCCTTTTTTCCGTGTATAAGACTAATCTCAGTACTCCAAAAAGCCTTGGCCAATGGCGCTGCTCATAGAAGCATTTCCTATCGTAAAATTATGTACCTTGAAAACAGAGCAGACATCCAAGAATTTCTGAAGGAATTCCCTTCTCTTATGGCTTTGATGGGACATGTAGTTTTCCAGCTCCTCTGGACTCACTTGATCTTTAGGAACTCTCCCACCAACTATCAGCATGCATAGAAGTCCCACAAAAGCAGATAATGTCACATTAGAAATACACcctccaaatttttttttaaagcaacTAAGTCGAGACACCAAAATTACCAAAAAGAAAAGCAAAGAGCTGCAACACTTACATGGACTCGGAATAAAGCTGACTTCCGGAAAGACATGGATAAGATTGATGGTTCTCATCGTGGAAGGATGGTGTCTCAAAGTCCATCTGAGTGCATCCAAGCTGGAATTCAATTTCCCTCCAACTGCTacatatatattttgtgctccaGATAAAGTTACACCAACTCCTTCAAACGATCCTTCCTCGATTGTTGCTGGTATTCCACGGTGCTTATCGTTAAATGAAAGAAATCCAATTCTGTTTGTTTCTCTCCGGATacttgaattattattattattattattattattatcttcatcGATTTCTTCTATCTCACTGCAACTACTACTATTACTGCCTGTTTCATATATGCTGTTAAATCCGTTTGTATAAAGTTTATCATCAATCTCGTATTCGTCGTCCCTGATTTGATCTTTGCCATTCGGTTTTGTTCCATTCATTTTGAACTCTCACCGGGAGGAGATCAagtttctttttctgtttttgttttcctTAACGATTTTCTGATCCAAGGACGAGGTCACTTATGCATTGACCGTTGATTTCTTAATTGCTTTGATTTCTACCTACGACTTGTATTTTTGTAGGTAAACTGCTGATTGTACGTTTTGAACAGCGTTTTCATCAATAGAATGATGCGAATAATCTTTAGTACGGTGGTTCGGCAATTATTTGTTTGGGAGTGGCTACCACCCAAATCCCTGACAGATATTTGCGTTTGACTATTCCTCTGCGGCTCCAGAagaactttgatttttttccttcaCTGTCCAAGGAGACAAATACAGTGAATGAGAACTGAAAGTGAGACGTAAACTTGGACAGATCTTAATCCTCGAATTTGGCACATCACTCGACGTGTTGAAGATCTAACGTTTAAGTGCTTTTTTACAAGCTCGCAAAACTTCTAGTAGGTTTCACATTGATCTTTTCTTTCTCTTGCGTTTAATCCCTTGCTAATATATTGAATTAGCATATTATTATATATGTTGATGTCACAATGTATGGTTTTCAAAGGAGAAAATTAGGAATAAAAAATGTGAATAATTGAATTCCTTCCGAGTAAGTAGTAGTTGCAAGTTATGTCTATGATATAAACAAATGCGGGAATCTGGATATCCTGAGGGAATCCCGCGGATTCATATCATTATCTTATCTACCAGTATTTGTCGTATAGGTTTGATCAGGAACCAGCAATCCCAAGTCCAACTCCAGCGATGCAACTTGTTGAAATTGGAGTTAAATGTCATCCAACAAATTAGTAAGAGATTATACATGTCATGAAAACAAAACAATGTTCAAAATGGCCTTCTCAACTTAACTAATAACGATTTTTTAGGGGTCATGGTCTTTTCTTGGGACcaagattttattttgggtaaaggcattagaagtaattctaggtcaccccatatctagttatttatttaatacataatctatcctcttaattaattttaggttatgattagtgaatgatttagttaaaaataattaatgagattaaattaaaagatgagtttattattaattgagtagaattattgagagagtagagttagagaagatgaaggagaaaaacatggaaaataattttttttccaattcactaagtttgagtattcaaatgatgaaaactcatctgattcttcatctccatcttctcctagaatatttgttaatcttcaaaatgatccggatttgaactggattttgaacagttcggttactttatatgaagaacaagtaaccgaactcatctgaagctgtagttcggttgccctgtgagatgaacaagtaaccgaactcatctgaaagtgtagttcggttacttgttccaaacacgcaggttaccgaactctctaataatttctaggagttacagcgttatgttcggttggttcgcaaactgcatgcacttttgatctaaccgaactttacgtaatataagagtatataagtttacaaagttcggttctttcgcaaacttgaacctaacagctaaccaaccgaactctgagttcgatttctgcgataaaattgtgaagttaccgaacttaacaaacaaacaaaaatgtgaagttccagcatctattggctaagttcggttactttgtagttttaaaaaattttgcgaacaaaccgaactttattggctaagttcggttattttggaactcaacatagtggccacaacaacacagttcggttagactggatttgttttttttttcggttctaagggtggagttcggttactttgtaattttaaattttttttgcgaaacaaccgaacagagagttcggtgacttagttttaaatc
This is a stretch of genomic DNA from Papaver somniferum cultivar HN1 chromosome 1, ASM357369v1, whole genome shotgun sequence. It encodes these proteins:
- the LOC113301917 gene encoding serine/threonine-protein kinase D6PKL1-like, translated to MMASKSGARAHSELQQKTAIKQQVVEPKLNSRRPAPLQVAKPTSKSEPATPRKSPRSVRQVVGKEVTKEVLEDQTKSNPVKKEVADPISDKIGLNASLEGLKQSLPQVDPGVKETRMSLESGSEDQEKKISELGSAKDTPPGSAKVSGGTSSLSKTSGSAKISDRTDLVESGKSSMCRGSTSSDVSDESSCSSMSSSVSKPHKANDSRWEAIQVVRVREGALGLSHFRLLKRLGCGDIGSVYLSELSGTKSYFAMKVMDKGSLASRKKLLRAQTEREILQCLDHPFLPTLYTHFETEKFSCLVMEFCPGGDLHTLRQRQPGKHFSEQAVKFYVAEVLLALEYLHMLGIIYRDLKPENVLVREDGHIMLSDFDLSLRCSVSPTLVKTAFLESSDPFRKNPAYCVQPACIEPSCIQPSCVAPTTCFGPRFFSSKSKKERKPKNEIGNQVSPLPELIAEPTGTRSMSFVGTHEYLAPEIIKGEGHGSAVDWWTYGIFLYELLFGKTPFKGSGNRATLFNVVGQPLRFPESPGVSFQARDLIRGLLVKEPQHRLAYKRGATEIKQHPFFEGVNWALIRCASPPEIPKPVELERIPVVPTASTSEKPVVPTAPTEKSNDNYLEFDFF
- the LOC113301925 gene encoding U-box domain-containing protein 35-like; this encodes MNGTKPNGKDQIRDDEYEIDDKLYTNGFNSIYETGSNSSSCSEIEEIDEDNNNNNNNNNSSIRRETNRIGFLSFNDKHRGIPATIEEGSFEGVGVTLSGAQNIYVAVGGKLNSSLDALRWTLRHHPSTMRTINLIHVFPEVSFIPSPFGGRVPKDQVSPEELENYMSHQSHKRREFLQKFLDVCSVFKVTVETLLIESNNVAKAVADLILILNIKKLVVGTSKSSYKKLKKANGIGDQILKSASDACDIKIINNGKELAITEETMTPAGESPASTPRSNSGVIDETKTITVNGQSSASPLRRNSSVIDETKTITVNGQSSAPSSRRNSRPSSRRNSSNNVLADFDLDDLVKGSGSLSPFSCFASKFCLKQ